In Curtobacterium sp. TC1, the following proteins share a genomic window:
- a CDS encoding NAD(P)/FAD-dependent oxidoreductase produces the protein MADSIPHVLVLGGGSAGYSTVKQLQKHAATVPMRITLVDQNTYYTYLPFLPEVAGGHIAPKDVTVELRRALRKTRVIQGKVTGISSADKTVSIATAGGDDRTLGYDQLVVALGSVTRTFPTPGLEEYGVGFKSVEEAAYVRAKLLDNIAKAAATRDEDERRRLLTSVFVGGGYTGVEAIGELFDVSQAAIKTYPSLAGEQPRWILIDALDRVAPEVGPELSKWTLESLRARGIDVRLKTTMPSAEDGIVKLSDGDEIPTGLLVWTAGVKPNPLLDASDLPRGPKGHLAANAKLQVEAEDTHEVVPGVWGLGDVAQVPDLTADKQPAFYPPNAQNAVRQAVVAADNVVATITGKPLEEYRHPSIGTVASYGVAKGAANIKGIKMTNLLAWLAHRAYHVYAMPTLNRKARIVIGWVTGAVSGRDATSLIKETDPRRNFVEASKS, from the coding sequence ATGGCAGACTCGATCCCTCACGTCCTCGTCCTCGGCGGCGGCTCCGCTGGCTACAGCACCGTCAAGCAGCTGCAGAAGCACGCAGCGACCGTGCCCATGCGCATCACGCTCGTGGACCAGAACACCTACTACACGTACCTGCCGTTCCTGCCCGAGGTCGCCGGCGGCCACATCGCCCCGAAGGACGTCACCGTCGAACTGCGCCGTGCGCTGCGCAAGACCCGCGTCATCCAGGGCAAGGTCACCGGGATCTCGTCGGCGGACAAGACCGTCTCGATCGCGACCGCCGGTGGCGACGACCGCACGCTCGGCTACGACCAGCTCGTCGTCGCGCTCGGCTCGGTCACCCGCACCTTCCCGACCCCCGGGCTCGAGGAGTACGGCGTCGGCTTCAAGAGCGTGGAAGAGGCCGCCTACGTGCGCGCCAAGCTCCTCGACAACATCGCGAAGGCCGCTGCCACACGTGACGAGGACGAACGTCGTCGTCTGCTCACCAGCGTCTTCGTCGGCGGTGGCTACACCGGTGTCGAGGCGATCGGCGAGCTCTTCGACGTCTCGCAGGCCGCCATCAAGACGTACCCGTCGCTCGCGGGGGAGCAGCCCCGCTGGATCCTCATCGACGCGCTCGACCGTGTCGCGCCCGAGGTCGGCCCGGAGCTGTCCAAGTGGACGCTCGAGTCGCTCCGCGCCCGCGGCATCGACGTGCGTCTGAAGACCACCATGCCGAGCGCCGAGGACGGCATCGTCAAGCTCTCCGACGGCGACGAGATCCCGACCGGGCTGCTCGTGTGGACCGCTGGCGTCAAGCCGAACCCGCTGCTCGACGCCTCCGACCTGCCCCGCGGACCGAAGGGGCACCTCGCCGCCAACGCGAAGCTCCAGGTCGAGGCAGAGGACACGCACGAGGTCGTCCCCGGTGTCTGGGGCCTCGGTGACGTCGCGCAGGTGCCCGACCTGACCGCCGACAAGCAGCCGGCGTTCTACCCGCCGAACGCGCAGAACGCCGTGCGCCAGGCCGTCGTGGCGGCGGACAACGTCGTCGCGACGATCACCGGCAAGCCCCTCGAGGAGTACCGCCACCCCTCGATCGGCACGGTCGCCTCGTACGGTGTCGCCAAGGGTGCCGCGAACATCAAGGGCATCAAGATGACGAACCTGCTGGCGTGGCTCGCCCACCGCGCGTACCACGTGTACGCGATGCCGACGCTGAACCGCAAGGCGCGCATCGTCATCGGCTGGGTCACCGGCGCCGTCTCGGGCCGCGACGCGACCTCGCTCATCAAGGAGACGGACCCGCGTCGCAACTTCGTCGAGGCGTCGAAGAGCTAG
- a CDS encoding M20/M25/M40 family metallo-hydrolase, which translates to MTNPESTATELEATAAIARDLIRIDTTNWGEGKSRGETEAAHYVEDKLRTLGLEPQLFESEPDRVSVVARVPGRNRDKPALVVHGHLDVVPADPANWSVDPFGGVVKDGSLWGRGAVDMKNMDAMMLTSLSDVIEQHGAPERDLVIAYFADEEAGGVLGSHHVVEHHPEVFAGASAAISEVGGYSITLGDRRAYLLQTGEKALMWIKLVARGTAAHGSHVIRDNAVTKLAAAVARIGSEEWPVRLSATTDAMVAEVARFLGVDPTVTGPDEVALATGSASRFIHAALHTTTNPTVLTAGYKHNVIPDTAEALVDIRCLPGDEESVLARVRELAGDEVEVVMSFRDIGLEQDFGGPLVDAVRDVLGRHDPGAPVLPYLLSGGTDNKALSTLGIAGYGFVPLQLPAGVDFPAMFHGVDERVPLDSLAFGRRVLGDLLATY; encoded by the coding sequence ATGACGAACCCGGAGTCGACCGCGACCGAGCTCGAGGCCACCGCGGCGATCGCGCGTGACCTCATCCGCATCGACACGACGAACTGGGGCGAGGGGAAGTCGCGCGGTGAGACCGAGGCGGCGCACTACGTCGAGGACAAGCTGCGCACGTTGGGCCTCGAGCCGCAGCTGTTCGAGTCCGAGCCGGACCGCGTGAGCGTCGTGGCACGCGTCCCTGGTCGGAACCGGGACAAGCCGGCACTGGTGGTGCACGGACACCTCGACGTCGTGCCGGCCGACCCGGCGAACTGGTCGGTCGACCCGTTCGGCGGCGTGGTCAAGGACGGGTCGCTGTGGGGGCGGGGCGCCGTCGACATGAAGAACATGGACGCGATGATGCTCACGTCCCTCTCGGACGTCATCGAGCAGCACGGGGCTCCCGAGCGCGATCTCGTGATCGCGTACTTCGCCGACGAGGAAGCCGGGGGAGTCCTCGGCTCGCACCACGTCGTCGAGCACCACCCCGAGGTCTTCGCCGGGGCCAGCGCCGCCATCAGCGAGGTGGGCGGGTACTCGATCACCCTCGGCGACCGCCGCGCCTACCTGCTGCAGACGGGTGAGAAGGCGCTGATGTGGATCAAGCTCGTCGCGCGCGGCACGGCGGCACACGGTTCCCACGTCATCCGCGACAACGCCGTGACGAAGCTCGCCGCGGCCGTCGCCCGGATCGGCAGCGAGGAGTGGCCGGTGCGCCTGTCGGCCACGACCGACGCGATGGTCGCCGAGGTCGCTCGGTTCCTCGGCGTGGACCCGACGGTGACCGGCCCGGACGAGGTCGCTCTTGCGACGGGGTCGGCCTCGCGGTTCATCCACGCCGCCTTGCACACCACGACGAACCCGACGGTCCTGACCGCGGGCTACAAGCACAACGTGATCCCGGACACGGCCGAGGCCCTCGTCGACATCCGTTGCCTGCCCGGTGACGAGGAGTCGGTCCTCGCTCGCGTGCGGGAGCTCGCCGGCGACGAGGTCGAGGTCGTGATGTCCTTCCGCGACATCGGTCTCGAGCAGGACTTCGGCGGACCGCTCGTCGACGCCGTCCGCGACGTCCTCGGTCGGCACGACCCGGGCGCCCCGGTGCTGCCCTACCTGCTGTCGGGCGGCACCGACAACAAGGCGCTGTCGACGCTCGGGATCGCGGGGTACGGCTTCGTGCCGCTCCAGCTGCCTGCAGGGGTGGACTTCCCGGCGATGTTCCACGGCGTCGACGAGCGGGTGCCGCTCGACTCACTGGCCTTCGGTCGGCGCGTCCTCGGGGACCTCCTGGCCACGTACTGA
- a CDS encoding undecaprenyl-diphosphate phosphatase, producing the protein MHILEAIFLGFVQGLTEFLPVSSSAHLRIVGLFLPDAKDPGAAFTAVTQLGTETAVLIYFWKDITRIIGRWFRSVFRRDVPKGDPDVRLGWLVILGTIPIGIAGLLLKDSIETTFRSLWIVAIVLIVFGIVLGVLDVVGRKERRIEHMTFGGGILIGLAQVLALVPGVSRSGATVSMGLALGYTRPAAARFAFLLAVPAVFLSGLYEAATSLGDHGAPFGLADTLIATVVAFIVGFVVIAAFMNYISKRSFMPFVVYRIALGIVLIVLLSFGVIQP; encoded by the coding sequence GTGCACATCCTCGAGGCGATCTTCCTCGGCTTCGTCCAGGGGCTCACCGAGTTCCTGCCGGTGTCCTCCAGCGCGCACCTGCGCATCGTCGGGCTGTTCCTGCCCGACGCGAAGGACCCGGGCGCGGCCTTCACCGCGGTGACGCAGCTCGGCACCGAGACCGCGGTGCTCATCTACTTCTGGAAGGACATCACCCGGATCATCGGACGGTGGTTCCGTTCGGTGTTCCGGCGCGACGTCCCGAAGGGCGACCCCGACGTGCGGCTCGGGTGGCTCGTGATCCTCGGGACGATCCCGATCGGCATCGCGGGGCTCCTGTTGAAGGACTCCATCGAGACCACGTTCCGCTCGCTGTGGATCGTCGCGATCGTGCTCATCGTCTTCGGCATCGTGCTCGGCGTGCTCGACGTCGTCGGCCGCAAGGAGCGCCGGATCGAGCACATGACCTTCGGTGGCGGCATCCTGATCGGGCTCGCTCAGGTGCTCGCGCTCGTCCCCGGGGTGTCCCGCTCCGGCGCGACCGTGTCGATGGGGCTCGCGCTCGGCTACACGCGACCGGCTGCCGCGCGGTTCGCGTTCCTGCTGGCGGTGCCGGCCGTGTTCCTCTCCGGTCTGTACGAGGCCGCGACGAGCCTGGGCGACCACGGAGCGCCGTTCGGACTCGCCGACACGCTCATCGCGACGGTCGTGGCGTTCATCGTCGGGTTCGTGGTGATCGCGGCGTTCATGAACTACATCAGCAAGCGCAGCTTCATGCCGTTCGTCGTCTACCGCATCGCACTCGGTATCGTTCTCATCGTGTTGTTGTCGTTCGGAGTGATCCAGCCATGA